The Acidimicrobiales bacterium nucleotide sequence ATCTTCCATTTGGCGGGTGCCCTGAACGAGCGGCCGGAGGACGACGGCGCGGTGGGCAACCGCGACGCCGCCTACGTCACCGGCTTCGCCGGGTCGTGGCCGCCCGGGGACCCGCGGTCGGGCGACCACCTCGACTGGGTGCGCAGCTCGTGGGAGACGATCCGGCCCTTCTCGACGGGAGGCAACTACGTCAACTTCCAGCTGGCGGACGACGACGCCGACCGCACGGAGGCCGCCTACCGCAACAACTTCGAGCGGCTCCGCAAGGTGAAGGCGGAGTACGACCCCGACAACCTGTTCCGGGTGAACCGCAACATCGCCCCGCCGTCGTAGGCGTCGCTGCGGCGCGCCAGGTGCGGCCGGACGATGGCGGCCGCGCCTTCCGGGGAAGGGGTGCAGCATGACCGAGATCGACCACGACGAGCCGCGCCCGGCGCCCGAGCGGCGTCCCCGCCCGGCCGTCCCGGCTGGCCTCGAGCGCGCCGCCGCCTGGAGCTGGCGACTGCTGGTCGTGGGTGCCGCCGCGGTGGCTGTCCTGGCCCTGCTCGGGCGCCTGCGCCTGGTCCTCTTCCCGCTCGTCCTGACGCTGCTCGTCACCCGCGTGCTGTGGTCGCCCGCCCGGTGGCTGCGACGCCGGCGGTGGCCCGCCGGGCTGGCGGCGGCCGTCACGGTGCTCGGGTTCCTGGCGCTGGTGACGGCGGCGTTCTCCGTGGTCGGGGCCGTGGTGGCCGACGAGGCCGGGGACCTCGGCCCCACCCTGGGCGACGCCGTGGACGACGTGGAGCGGTGGCTGGTCGAGGACAGCCCCTTCGACGTGAGCCGGGAGGACGTGGCCCGGTTCCGCGCCGACCTGGGGGACACCGTCCGGGCGGCGGCCGGGTCCTCGGGCGGCGCCGTGGTCTCGGGGGCGATCGCCGTGGTGGAGGCCGTCCTCGGGGTGGTGCTGGCCCTGATCATCACCTTCTTCGCGCTCAAGGACGGCGACCGCTTCGTGGCGTGGGGGCGCAGGATGGTCCCCGCCGACCGGCGCGACGTGGCCGGGGTGATGGCCGCCCGGGCCTGGGAGACGGTCGGCGGCTACCTGCGGGGGGCCGCCCTGCTCGGCTTCGTCGAGGGTGTGGCGATCGGGATCACGCTCGCCCTGGTCGGGGCCAGGCTGGCGGCGCCGGTGGCCGTGCTCACGTTCATCACCGCCTTCGTGCCCTTCGTGGGTGCCATCGTCTCCGGAGTGGTGGCGGTGCTGGTGGCGTTGGCGACGGGCGGCGTCGAGGCCGCGGTGGTGGTCGCCGTGGTCGCCGTCGTCATCCAGCAGTTCGACAACGACCTGCTCGCCCCCCTGGTGTACGGGCGGGCCCTCAACCTCCACCCCGTCGTCGTGCTGCTCGCCATCACCGCCGCGGGCGCCCTGTTCGGCCTGGCCGGGAGCATCCTCGCCGTGCCCGTGACCGCCGTGGTGGTGAACGTCGTCGGTGCCGCCCGGGGCCACGAGGAGGGCGGCGGACCGGGGGACGGGGAACGGTCGCCGGCCCCGGCGTGACCTGTCCGATTCGTCGGGAGGTTGAGCAACCCGGGGTTGCGGGGGCACACTTGACCCGGACGGGCACAGGTGGGTGCAAGGGGGCCAGATGCGACACAGGCTGGTGGGCGACCTTCGAGCGCTCCAGGGGCGGCGCGTGAGCGTGGCGCTGACGGACCAGTCGTGCATCCACGACGGGTTCCTCCTCGGTGTCACCGCCGAGCGGGTGTGGCTGGACAGCTCGGGCGAGGAGACGTTCGTGAGCCTCGCCGACGTGGTGGACTTCTGGGAGACGCGCGGGTAGCACCGGCGCTGCGGTGGGCCGTCCCGGCGGGCCGGCCGAGAGATTTCTGACCTTCGGACCTGTTGCGCGGCCCCGAACCGGCCGAACGTATACATCGATGACCACACCCGTCGTCGATCGCGATGTGGACCGGCGCATGGCCGACCTCGTTCGCCGCGGTGCCAGACGGGGGACCGTCGCCCTGTCGCGGGTCGAGAGGCTCATCGACGCGCTGGCGCTCGACGACGAGGGCGTCGACGCGCTCTACCGGCGCCTGGACGGAATGGGCGTCGTGGTGAGCGACGACTGCGGCCGGCGACGCGGTCGCGCCGCCCGTGCCGACGACGAGGTGGTGCACTTCACCACCGACAGCCTGCGCCAGTTCCTCGACGAGATCGGGCGCCACCCCCTGCTGACCGCCGAGGAGGAGATCGAGGTGGCGCGGTGGGTCGAGGCGGGCGACGCCGGAGCCAGGCAGCGCATGATCCTGGCGAACCTGCGCCTGGTGGTGTCGATCGCCAAGCGCTACCAGGGCCACGACATCGCCCTGCTCGACCTGGTCCAGGAGGGCATCTTCGGCCTGGTGCGGGCCGTCGAGAAGTTCGACTGGCGGCGCGGCTTCAAGTTCTCCACCTATGCGACGTGGTGGATCCGCCAGGCGCTCCAGCGGGCCGTCCAGAACCAGGCGCGCACCATCCGCATCCCCGCCGGCGTCGCCGACCGCGAGCGCGCCATCGGCGCCGCCCGCCGCGAGCTGACGGAGGTGCTCGGCCGCTCGCCCAGCGACGAGGAGCTGGCCGACGCCACCGGTCTGACGGTGCACCAGGTGTTCGCCGTGCGCGACGCGGCACGCGTCGTGGTGAGCCTCGACCAGCCGGTCGGCCAGGAGGGCGAGGAGACGACGATGGGCGAGTACGTGCCCGCCGACGCCCCGGGCCCCGACGAGGAGATCTCGGTCAGCCTGCGCAACCAGGTGTTGCAGGCGGCGCTGGCGGCGCTGCCCGAGCAGCACGGCGCCGTCCTGCGGCTGCGCTACGGCATCGACCGGGGCGTCCCCCTCAGCGTCCGGGCCGTGGCCCGCGAGCTCGCCCTCCCCGGGCCGCTCGTGCGCCAGATGGAGGCCGAGGCGCTCGCCCAGCTGGCCGCCCGGCGGGAGATCGACGCCCTGCGCGACGCGGCCTGAGCCGGGGTTTGGCGGGCCCGCCGGCGGTCAGCGGCGGGTCGACTGGGCCAGGCAGGCGACGACCTGCTCGTCGGTGGTCTGCGAGAAGTCGCGGTACCACTGACCGATGGCGTGGAACGGCTCCGGGTTGGCGACGCAGGCCAGCTCGTCGGCGTCGCCCTCGAAGCGGGCCGCCCACCCGGGCGGCGCCACCGGGACCGCCAGCACGACGCGAGCGGCCCCCTGGGCCCGGGCGACCTGGCAGGCGGCGCGGGCGGTGGACCCGGTGGCGATGCCGTCGTCGACGACGACCACCGTGCGCCCGTCGACGGGGATCCTCGGCCGGTCGCCCCGGAACCGCTCGGCCCGCCGCTCCAGCTCGGCCCGCTCCCGCTGCTCCACCCTGGCCAGGTCCTCGGGCGAGACGCCCGCCACCCGCACGACCGATTCGTTCACCACCCGTATGCCGTCCTCGCCGATGGCACCCATGCCCAGCTCCGGCTGCGCCGGCACGCCCAGCTTGCGCACCACGATCACGTCCAGCGGCGCACCGAGGTGGTGGGCCACCTGGGCGCCCACCGGGACCCCTCCGCGGGGCAGCCCGAGGACGACGACGTCGGCGTCGCCGA carries:
- a CDS encoding AI-2E family transporter, with amino-acid sequence MTEIDHDEPRPAPERRPRPAVPAGLERAAAWSWRLLVVGAAAVAVLALLGRLRLVLFPLVLTLLVTRVLWSPARWLRRRRWPAGLAAAVTVLGFLALVTAAFSVVGAVVADEAGDLGPTLGDAVDDVERWLVEDSPFDVSREDVARFRADLGDTVRAAAGSSGGAVVSGAIAVVEAVLGVVLALIITFFALKDGDRFVAWGRRMVPADRRDVAGVMAARAWETVGGYLRGAALLGFVEGVAIGITLALVGARLAAPVAVLTFITAFVPFVGAIVSGVVAVLVALATGGVEAAVVVAVVAVVIQQFDNDLLAPLVYGRALNLHPVVVLLAITAAGALFGLAGSILAVPVTAVVVNVVGAARGHEEGGGPGDGERSPAPA
- a CDS encoding sigma-70 family RNA polymerase sigma factor, encoding MTTPVVDRDVDRRMADLVRRGARRGTVALSRVERLIDALALDDEGVDALYRRLDGMGVVVSDDCGRRRGRAARADDEVVHFTTDSLRQFLDEIGRHPLLTAEEEIEVARWVEAGDAGARQRMILANLRLVVSIAKRYQGHDIALLDLVQEGIFGLVRAVEKFDWRRGFKFSTYATWWIRQALQRAVQNQARTIRIPAGVADRERAIGAARRELTEVLGRSPSDEELADATGLTVHQVFAVRDAARVVVSLDQPVGQEGEETTMGEYVPADAPGPDEEISVSLRNQVLQAALAALPEQHGAVLRLRYGIDRGVPLSVRAVARELALPGPLVRQMEAEALAQLAARREIDALRDAA
- a CDS encoding phosphoribosyltransferase → MLFADRVDAGRRLAAEVEHLGDADVVVLGLPRGGVPVGAQVAHHLGAPLDVIVVRKLGVPAQPELGMGAIGEDGIRVVNESVVRVAGVSPEDLARVEQRERAELERRAERFRGDRPRIPVDGRTVVVVDDGIATGSTARAACQVARAQGAARVVLAVPVAPPGWAARFEGDADELACVANPEPFHAIGQWYRDFSQTTDEQVVACLAQSTRR